One stretch of Cohaesibacter intestini DNA includes these proteins:
- a CDS encoding (R)-mandelonitrile lyase, with product MKIIRGGSAPSFAGPKDWFTGTVRVDPLFQAEDPGRAGGAHVTFEPGARTAWHTHPAGQTLIVTFGCGRVQREGGPIEEIRQGDIVWFPAGEKHWHGASPETAMSHIAIQESVEGSAVTWMEHVSDKDYQG from the coding sequence ATGAAAATCATTCGCGGCGGCAGCGCCCCATCCTTTGCAGGACCAAAAGACTGGTTTACCGGCACGGTGCGTGTGGATCCTCTGTTTCAGGCCGAAGATCCCGGACGCGCGGGCGGAGCCCATGTGACCTTTGAGCCCGGCGCTCGCACCGCCTGGCACACCCATCCGGCAGGCCAGACCCTGATTGTCACCTTTGGCTGCGGTCGCGTACAGCGTGAAGGTGGTCCGATCGAGGAAATCCGTCAGGGCGACATTGTCTGGTTCCCGGCAGGCGAAAAGCACTGGCATGGGGCCTCACCGGAAACCGCCATGAGCCATATCGCAATACAGGAAAGCGTTGAGGGATCAGCGGTAACCTGGATGGAGCACGTCTCTGACAAAGACTATCAAGGCTAA
- a CDS encoding NADPH-dependent F420 reductase has product MASHRSATTGAQHRNGRMKIAIVGSGRMGTALGTIWAKCGHDIIFSYARSDKRLAALAARLDARWADVASAVEQADAILLAVHWSRIEDVLSQTGAMTGKIVLNCCVPLDPSDSRLVLGTDRSGAEYLAEHHPEAAWVGCFNTAPSESFDAVFARRDRQPRPQSLCYGDHPEAKRQAKKLIEQVGFDPVDLGDLANARFVEPFAMVTAVLAYEQTGGPNLTYRFEKLRD; this is encoded by the coding sequence CTGGCCAGCCACAGAAGCGCCACAACAGGGGCGCAACACAGGAATGGACGCATGAAAATCGCAATTGTCGGATCTGGTCGGATGGGCACAGCCCTTGGAACCATTTGGGCCAAGTGCGGCCATGACATCATCTTTTCTTATGCGCGGAGCGACAAACGGCTCGCGGCCTTGGCCGCTCGACTTGATGCCCGGTGGGCGGATGTGGCCAGCGCAGTTGAACAGGCGGATGCAATCCTGCTTGCTGTGCATTGGTCTCGCATCGAAGACGTGCTGTCGCAGACCGGTGCAATGACAGGCAAGATCGTGCTGAATTGCTGTGTGCCGCTCGATCCATCAGACAGCAGGCTGGTGCTCGGAACCGACAGGTCCGGCGCAGAATATCTTGCCGAACACCACCCCGAGGCGGCTTGGGTCGGCTGTTTCAACACCGCCCCTTCCGAAAGCTTTGACGCTGTCTTTGCCCGCAGAGACCGGCAGCCACGCCCGCAAAGCCTCTGTTATGGCGATCATCCCGAAGCCAAACGGCAGGCCAAAAAACTCATTGAACAGGTGGGCTTTGACCCGGTCGATCTTGGTGACCTTGCCAATGCTCGCTTTGTTGAACCCTTCGCCATGGTGACGGCAGTTCTGGCCTATGAGCAGACCGGCGGACCGAACCTCACCTATCGATTTGAAAAGCTGCGGGACTGA
- a CDS encoding DUF4386 domain-containing protein produces the protein MSLLTPTPDMIAKIRLAGLLYLVVILTGLGGELGLRAPLIDLADADGTAAAILGAPGQFRLAIAADILMALCDAGLAVLFYLIFRPMAPALALLTMILRLIQTVLIAVSVMALLTAWLILTKGNDLTNAAPLALIFLDLHAHGYDLGLIFFGFNSLFMAVLVWRSGQFARIFALGLAAAGGVYLVGSGLRFFAPEWSTPFTPVYLVTILAETAFCLRLLFQKKSP, from the coding sequence ATGTCTCTTCTCACTCCCACTCCGGATATGATCGCCAAGATCAGATTGGCCGGCTTGCTCTATCTGGTGGTGATCCTGACGGGACTGGGCGGAGAGCTTGGTCTGCGTGCCCCCTTGATCGATCTGGCAGATGCCGATGGCACAGCCGCCGCGATCCTCGGGGCACCGGGACAATTCCGGCTGGCCATTGCCGCCGACATCCTTATGGCACTCTGTGATGCCGGATTGGCAGTCCTGTTCTATTTGATCTTTCGCCCCATGGCACCGGCTCTTGCCTTGCTGACTATGATATTGCGATTGATCCAGACCGTGCTGATTGCGGTCAGCGTGATGGCATTGCTGACCGCATGGCTGATTTTAACCAAGGGCAATGACCTGACAAACGCGGCGCCTCTTGCCTTGATATTTCTGGATCTTCATGCCCATGGCTACGATTTGGGGCTGATTTTCTTTGGCTTCAACAGCCTTTTCATGGCAGTGCTTGTTTGGCGATCCGGGCAGTTTGCCAGAATTTTCGCACTGGGCCTCGCCGCCGCCGGTGGTGTCTATCTGGTCGGCAGTGGGCTGCGCTTCTTCGCGCCCGAATGGTCGACGCCCTTCACTCCGGTCTATCTGGTGACAATCCTCGCCGAGACGGCCTTCTGCCTGCGTTTGCTGTTCCAGAAGAAGAGCCCTTAA
- a CDS encoding cyclophilin-like fold protein — MKIQFVIGETTLRATIEDNSASRDFLKQLPLEVELEDYAGIEKIFYPPQKLATTDTPDGIDPDPGDITYYAPWGDVAIFYRDFGYSRGLVRLGRFEAGAVAQLSKLDKGPVRIEIAE; from the coding sequence ATGAAGATTCAATTTGTCATTGGAGAAACCACTTTGAGGGCAACGATCGAAGACAATTCGGCCAGCAGAGATTTTCTCAAGCAATTGCCGCTGGAGGTGGAGCTGGAAGATTATGCGGGGATTGAAAAGATCTTTTATCCACCCCAAAAGCTTGCGACGACCGACACACCAGACGGGATCGATCCAGACCCGGGCGATATCACCTATTATGCGCCATGGGGCGATGTGGCCATTTTCTATCGTGATTTCGGCTATTCACGTGGGCTTGTGCGGCTTGGTCGATTTGAGGCAGGAGCCGTGGCCCAATTGTCTAAACTGGATAAAGGTCCGGTGCGCATAGAAATCGCGGAGTGA
- a CDS encoding RibD family protein, with protein sequence MQATTPQRPEIICHMISSLDGRLLPDRWQGLPEAAIDLYEEVAEKYKADGWIVGRKTMEAYLPTGPAALAPQPAASSATLTSYIGQRGNRPLCVCFDRTGVLRPQSDEVDGSHLVLVLSTGVSQDHVTALAAKGITVLFAGADGDDIAAALQSLAYAFGKQRLLLEGGGILNGAFLAKGLIDETSTLIVPYLDGQSGIPTIYDHQKETQGQLVELVGVERLDHGVVWLRHHVKHR encoded by the coding sequence ATGCAAGCCACGACCCCTCAAAGACCCGAAATCATTTGCCACATGATCAGTTCGCTCGATGGTCGGCTGTTGCCCGACCGGTGGCAAGGCCTGCCTGAAGCGGCCATTGATCTTTATGAAGAAGTGGCTGAAAAATACAAAGCAGACGGCTGGATTGTCGGTCGCAAGACAATGGAAGCCTATCTGCCGACCGGACCCGCTGCCCTTGCGCCGCAGCCCGCAGCCAGCTCCGCCACTTTGACCTCCTATATCGGCCAAAGAGGCAACCGCCCCTTATGCGTGTGCTTTGATCGCACAGGCGTCCTGCGCCCACAAAGCGATGAGGTGGATGGCAGTCACTTGGTGTTGGTTCTGTCTACCGGGGTTAGTCAGGACCACGTCACAGCATTGGCTGCCAAAGGCATAACGGTCTTGTTTGCTGGCGCGGATGGAGATGATATTGCCGCAGCCCTGCAATCCCTCGCATATGCCTTTGGCAAGCAGCGCCTTTTGCTCGAAGGGGGCGGCATACTCAATGGAGCCTTTCTGGCCAAAGGCCTGATTGATGAAACCAGTACCCTGATCGTGCCCTATCTCGATGGTCAATCCGGCATTCCAACCATTTATGATCATCAGAAAGAAACACAAGGCCAGCTGGTTGAACTTGTGGGTGTCGAACGCCTCGATCACGGGGTCGTTTGGCTGCGCCATCATGTGAAGCACAGATGA
- a CDS encoding LysR family transcriptional regulator — protein MPEKQDTYQKDLSRVLRDNITDLIALMAVAEERSFTKAAARLNVSQSALSHTIKALEERLGLRLLTRTTRSVAPTIEGEDLIATLAPCLTTIEDRLIALTDSQGAPSGTVRIAATDYTIETLLWPKLAPALKANPEVKVEFVMDYGYTDLASAQCDAGVRYGEQVSDGMISMRIGPDERMVCVGSPDYFAQYGRPETPTDLDQHECINLRLSTHGALYAWEFEDEDGRELRIKVKGQACFDTVMPIHTACRDGHGLALLPELLVQADLKAGRLDICLGDYSPYFPGFHLYYPSRLRSSSAFQVVLDALRQRDK, from the coding sequence ATGCCGGAAAAACAGGATACCTACCAAAAAGATCTGTCACGCGTACTGCGCGACAACATCACCGATCTTATTGCCTTGATGGCGGTTGCCGAAGAGCGCAGCTTCACCAAGGCGGCTGCCCGGCTGAATGTGTCTCAGTCAGCCCTGAGCCACACAATCAAGGCCTTGGAAGAGCGGCTTGGCCTGCGACTTTTGACCCGAACAACGCGCTCGGTCGCCCCCACCATTGAGGGCGAGGACCTGATCGCAACGCTGGCGCCATGCCTGACCACCATCGAAGACCGCCTGATCGCCCTGACCGACAGTCAGGGGGCGCCCAGCGGCACCGTGCGCATTGCAGCCACAGATTATACGATCGAGACCCTGCTTTGGCCCAAACTGGCCCCTGCCCTGAAAGCCAATCCCGAAGTCAAAGTCGAGTTTGTCATGGACTATGGCTACACCGATCTGGCGTCCGCCCAGTGCGACGCCGGGGTGCGTTATGGGGAACAGGTCAGCGATGGAATGATCTCCATGCGCATCGGACCCGATGAGCGGATGGTCTGCGTCGGATCGCCTGACTATTTTGCCCAATATGGCAGACCCGAGACCCCCACAGATCTCGACCAGCATGAATGCATCAATCTGCGCCTGTCGACCCATGGTGCGCTCTATGCTTGGGAATTCGAGGATGAGGACGGGCGCGAGCTGCGGATCAAGGTCAAGGGACAGGCCTGCTTTGATACGGTGATGCCGATCCATACCGCTTGCCGGGACGGCCATGGTCTGGCCTTGCTGCCGGAATTGCTGGTTCAGGCGGATCTCAAGGCGGGTAGACTGGACATCTGCCTGGGGGACTATTCGCCCTATTTTCCGGGCTTTCACCTTTACTATCCCAGCCGTCTGCGCAGCTCGTCAGCCTTTCAGGTTGTCCTCGATGCCTTGCGGCAACGGGACAAGTAA
- a CDS encoding SDR family oxidoreductase has product MIKDKVVIITGASSGIGEASAKLLASKGAKIVLGARREDKLKQIAEDISKAGGNAVYQVLDVTDKAQNEAIVALAKDTYGKVDAIFLNAGVMPASNVSALKTDEWDQMVDVNIKGVLNGVAAVLPTFTEQKSGHVLATSSVAGLKAYPSNGVYCGTKWFVKSFMEVVRMESAMEGTNIRTATIYPAAINTELLDTISDKATAEAYQGMYDTYGISADRIADIVAFALDLPEDTTINEFTVGPANQPW; this is encoded by the coding sequence ATGATCAAGGATAAAGTCGTCATCATCACCGGCGCATCGTCCGGTATCGGCGAAGCGTCAGCCAAGTTGCTGGCCAGCAAAGGCGCGAAAATCGTTCTGGGTGCCCGCCGTGAAGACAAGCTCAAGCAGATTGCCGAAGACATCTCCAAAGCCGGAGGTAACGCGGTTTATCAGGTTCTGGATGTGACCGATAAGGCCCAGAATGAAGCCATCGTGGCGCTTGCCAAGGACACTTATGGCAAGGTCGATGCGATCTTCCTGAATGCCGGTGTCATGCCAGCCTCCAACGTCTCGGCTCTCAAGACCGATGAGTGGGACCAGATGGTTGATGTGAATATCAAAGGTGTGCTGAACGGTGTTGCCGCTGTTCTGCCAACCTTCACCGAGCAAAAATCAGGCCATGTTCTGGCAACATCTTCCGTTGCTGGCCTCAAAGCCTATCCAAGCAATGGCGTTTATTGCGGCACCAAATGGTTCGTCAAATCCTTCATGGAAGTTGTGCGCATGGAATCCGCAATGGAAGGCACCAACATCCGCACTGCAACCATCTATCCGGCTGCGATCAACACCGAGCTGCTTGATACGATCTCCGACAAAGCGACCGCTGAAGCCTATCAGGGTATGTATGATACCTATGGAATTTCTGCTGATCGCATTGCGGACATCGTTGCGTTCGCTCTGGATCTGCCGGAAGACACCACGATCAACGAATTCACCGTTGGCCCAGCAAACCAGCCTTGGTAA
- a CDS encoding carboxymuconolactone decarboxylase family protein, which produces MKSLKTIAAASTFAMMPFSAFAEDVTKTFPNAVAKVSPALQAYSAQALAGSVWQDEALSKRDRALVTFAALLTRHEAEALADHSALALDVGVKPAELSETITHLAFYTGWGNAMAAAKAVAPVFEARNIAAEDLPAAEVDLLALNEEAEAARQTFVSDTYGSVSAGVVRDTEQLLFLDLWLRPDLAPRDRSLITVAALIAAGQPEQMTFHLNRAMDNGLTKGEAGAVLSHLAFYAGWPKVFSAMPVAKKVFEARTD; this is translated from the coding sequence ATGAAAAGTCTCAAGACAATTGCAGCCGCCTCCACCTTCGCCATGATGCCTTTCAGCGCATTTGCAGAAGACGTGACCAAGACCTTCCCCAATGCCGTCGCCAAGGTTTCTCCTGCTTTGCAAGCCTATTCCGCGCAAGCCTTGGCCGGGTCCGTCTGGCAGGATGAAGCCTTGTCCAAGCGTGACCGGGCGCTGGTCACCTTTGCAGCCCTGTTGACCCGCCATGAAGCAGAGGCACTTGCCGATCATTCCGCCTTGGCTCTGGATGTTGGCGTCAAGCCGGCCGAGCTATCCGAGACCATCACCCATTTGGCTTTTTACACCGGCTGGGGCAATGCCATGGCGGCCGCCAAGGCGGTCGCTCCGGTCTTTGAAGCCCGCAACATTGCAGCCGAAGATCTGCCAGCTGCCGAAGTCGATCTTCTGGCACTGAATGAGGAAGCCGAGGCCGCTCGCCAGACCTTTGTGTCCGATACATATGGTTCGGTCAGCGCGGGGGTTGTGCGCGACACAGAACAACTGCTGTTTCTCGACCTCTGGCTACGCCCCGATCTGGCACCGCGCGACCGCAGCCTGATCACCGTCGCCGCCTTGATCGCTGCCGGGCAGCCCGAGCAAATGACGTTCCATCTCAACAGAGCCATGGACAATGGACTGACCAAGGGCGAAGCCGGTGCGGTTCTCTCTCATCTGGCTTTCTATGCGGGCTGGCCGAAAGTGTTCTCAGCCATGCCCGTCGCCAAGAAGGTATTTGAAGCCAGAACGGACTAA
- a CDS encoding putative bifunctional diguanylate cyclase/phosphodiesterase, which translates to MDDGQLIIGSDEVAASHGVHLNADILTAHSKKTVLHDLQLAEGRGKMVGVSVPLRNMAASMHMLQPASGFAGGALSDNFALPLFGFSCFMLIFTIGINHLRIKNNRLKTEFGIIREQSRLLARKNNKLSREIERRKSAEADSREKALELESLNTDLQIAATAFESIEGMAVIDTKKTILKVNSALLDMLQTDEATLLNRPILDLLDYTLELENAFSEVWETLEARQGWQREVQVRNKSGDKIERWMAVSPVLNKHGNPTHYILTFYDLSAQKQAEDRVRQLAFHDQLTDLPNRSLLIDRLQLAMKANALKGTYSAVMFLDLDNFKTLNDTLGHDAGDELLIAAARRLQASVGKEQTVARFGGDEFVILMPKLNGQTAKEAALDAEIFSFSILDAFEQPFQLAGVAHRCTTSIGIATFGPEVKTYEDILKHADIAMYQAKRDGRNAVRFYDPALQENLSHRMRLERDLRTAVKQQELTLFYQPQVSFQGAVTGAEALLRWKHTELGYVSPAEFIPIAESCGLIPELGNWILDTACQHLAEWQNNPDLRDLTLSVNVSAIQLHHFNFVDQVLTRLAKHKAPATKLKLEITESHLVDNVEDAITKMEQLRQQGVRFALDDFGTGYSSLSYLKKLPLDQLKIDQSFVRSLPCEPNDAAIAKMIVALSETLELSVIAEGVETEEQRDFLHSVGCDDYQGFFFAKPLPHDEYVEFASLFSGKSPHQTDSANRAAS; encoded by the coding sequence ATGGATGATGGCCAGCTCATTATAGGCTCGGATGAAGTGGCTGCCTCCCACGGCGTGCATCTGAACGCCGATATACTGACGGCACATAGCAAGAAAACAGTCCTGCATGATCTCCAGCTAGCCGAAGGACGTGGCAAGATGGTGGGGGTTTCCGTGCCGCTCAGAAATATGGCTGCATCCATGCACATGCTGCAGCCCGCATCCGGGTTTGCTGGGGGGGCCTTGTCGGACAATTTCGCTCTGCCGCTGTTTGGATTTTCCTGCTTCATGCTGATCTTTACGATCGGCATTAATCATCTGAGAATAAAGAACAACCGATTGAAAACCGAGTTCGGCATCATCAGAGAGCAGAGCCGGTTGCTTGCAAGGAAAAACAACAAGCTCTCCAGAGAGATCGAGCGCAGAAAGTCGGCGGAGGCAGATTCGCGCGAAAAGGCGCTTGAGCTGGAATCGCTGAACACGGATCTGCAAATTGCAGCCACCGCATTCGAGAGCATCGAAGGGATGGCAGTGATCGATACGAAGAAAACAATTCTCAAGGTGAACTCAGCGCTGCTGGACATGCTGCAAACTGATGAAGCCACGCTCTTGAACAGACCCATTCTCGACTTGTTAGACTACACTCTGGAATTAGAGAATGCATTCTCCGAAGTCTGGGAAACCTTGGAAGCCAGACAGGGCTGGCAAAGAGAGGTTCAGGTCAGAAACAAATCCGGTGATAAAATTGAACGTTGGATGGCGGTCTCTCCGGTTTTGAACAAACACGGCAATCCAACCCACTATATTCTCACTTTCTATGACCTGTCGGCGCAAAAACAGGCAGAAGACAGAGTGCGCCAATTGGCATTCCATGACCAGTTGACCGACTTGCCCAACCGTTCCCTGCTGATCGATCGCTTGCAGCTTGCCATGAAGGCCAATGCACTGAAGGGCACCTATTCAGCGGTAATGTTCCTCGATCTTGATAACTTCAAGACCCTCAATGACACCTTGGGTCATGATGCAGGGGATGAACTCCTCATTGCCGCCGCAAGACGACTGCAAGCCAGCGTCGGAAAAGAGCAAACCGTCGCCAGATTCGGTGGAGATGAATTCGTCATCTTGATGCCGAAGCTCAATGGCCAAACGGCCAAAGAGGCTGCTCTGGATGCAGAAATCTTCTCATTCAGTATATTGGACGCTTTTGAGCAGCCATTCCAACTTGCCGGCGTCGCACATCGCTGTACGACAAGCATCGGCATCGCAACATTTGGCCCTGAAGTAAAAACCTATGAAGACATCCTGAAGCATGCCGACATTGCCATGTATCAGGCAAAGAGGGACGGGCGGAATGCCGTGCGCTTCTATGACCCCGCACTTCAGGAAAACCTGTCGCACAGGATGCGGCTGGAACGAGATCTGCGAACAGCCGTCAAACAGCAGGAATTGACGCTATTCTACCAGCCTCAGGTCAGTTTCCAAGGCGCGGTGACCGGCGCAGAAGCGCTGCTACGCTGGAAGCATACTGAACTGGGCTATGTGTCGCCCGCCGAGTTCATTCCCATAGCGGAAAGCTGCGGACTGATACCGGAGCTGGGCAACTGGATTCTGGATACCGCGTGTCAGCACCTGGCTGAATGGCAAAACAATCCGGACCTGCGCGATCTGACACTTTCAGTCAATGTGAGCGCCATTCAACTGCATCATTTCAATTTTGTCGATCAGGTCCTGACAAGGCTGGCAAAGCACAAGGCTCCCGCCACCAAGCTGAAGCTTGAAATTACGGAAAGCCATCTGGTGGACAATGTCGAAGACGCAATCACCAAGATGGAACAGTTGCGCCAACAAGGTGTCCGTTTCGCGCTTGACGATTTCGGCACCGGCTACTCCTCGCTCTCCTATCTCAAGAAGCTGCCTCTTGATCAATTAAAGATCGATCAGAGCTTTGTCCGATCGCTACCCTGCGAACCGAACGATGCCGCCATTGCCAAGATGATCGTCGCGTTGAGTGAAACGCTTGAACTGTCGGTGATCGCGGAAGGCGTTGAAACGGAAGAGCAGCGCGATTTTCTCCACTCCGTAGGCTGTGACGACTATCAGGGCTTCTTTTTCGCCAAACCATTGCCACATGACGAATATGTCGAGTTTGCCTCTCTCTTTTCAGGCAAGTCACCCCATCAGACTGATAGCGCGAACCGCGCTGCCAGTTGA